One genomic segment of Desulfocapsa sulfexigens DSM 10523 includes these proteins:
- a CDS encoding precorrin-2 dehydrogenase/sirohydrochlorin ferrochelatase family protein — protein MALYPVNLDVRGMPCLVVGGGHVASRKVDSLLPCGAIIRVISPEVCPHLEDLARSELLEWQKKKYATGDLGDARLVFAATDSPVIQKQIVAAAKAAGVLVNVADMPDACTFQVPASFRQGKLLFTVATGGGSPAFAARIKRELAALYGPEYGLFVAMMSDIRRRVVASSDSPVAHKRIFEKLLDSDILEHIRKERWNEISMLLQHILPTEIDVSLLVKNIQNFNKEQIP, from the coding sequence ATGGCGCTTTATCCTGTTAATTTAGATGTTCGCGGTATGCCCTGCCTGGTTGTTGGTGGAGGACATGTTGCCAGCCGTAAGGTGGATTCTCTTCTTCCCTGTGGTGCCATAATTCGTGTTATCAGTCCTGAGGTATGTCCTCATCTGGAAGACCTTGCCCGATCTGAATTACTTGAATGGCAGAAGAAAAAATATGCGACGGGGGATCTGGGGGATGCAAGGCTTGTCTTTGCAGCAACGGATAGTCCTGTAATTCAGAAGCAGATAGTTGCAGCAGCAAAGGCTGCCGGAGTGCTGGTGAATGTTGCTGATATGCCGGATGCCTGTACCTTTCAGGTTCCCGCTTCGTTCAGGCAGGGGAAATTACTCTTCACCGTCGCCACTGGTGGCGGCAGCCCTGCATTTGCTGCGCGGATTAAAAGGGAGCTTGCAGCTCTCTATGGCCCTGAGTACGGCCTCTTTGTCGCTATGATGAGTGATATCCGGAGAAGGGTAGTTGCATCCAGTGATAGTCCCGTTGCCCATAAGAGAATATTTGAAAAATTACTGGATAGTGATATCTTAGAACATATAAGAAAAGAGCGGTGGAATGAAATCAGCATGCTGCTTCAGCATATTCTACCCACTGAAATTGATGTTTCTCTTTTGGTGAAAAATATACAAAATTTTAATAAGGAACAGATCCCTTGA
- a CDS encoding class I SAM-dependent methyltransferase: protein MDIRTLPEAEREIYNRIRSRYKLTFDKLKVKDRSIRLLKVADIEEFLEGKDPFADVTEFPFWVKLWEAAMILSYALASLPDPKGQTLLEIGAGLGAPGITAAACGFDVTLTDYEDIIMDFQKVSVAASGLTNVRCAHLDWLDPPEMAPFDILTAAEVLFREEFFEPLLDVFRRYLKPGGTIYLAHDARRKCLPLFMERARSEYNIAGSKQTIHKDGQDITIIINRLRAKEE, encoded by the coding sequence ATGGATATTAGAACCTTACCCGAAGCAGAACGTGAAATATACAATCGTATCCGTAGCAGGTACAAGTTGACCTTTGATAAGCTGAAGGTCAAGGATCGGTCCATTCGACTGTTGAAAGTTGCAGATATTGAAGAGTTCCTTGAGGGGAAGGATCCCTTTGCTGATGTGACTGAATTTCCTTTTTGGGTAAAACTCTGGGAGGCGGCCATGATTCTTTCCTATGCCTTAGCTTCCCTGCCAGATCCCAAGGGGCAGACATTGCTGGAAATTGGAGCTGGTCTCGGAGCCCCAGGGATTACTGCAGCGGCCTGCGGCTTTGATGTAACCCTTACTGACTACGAAGATATTATCATGGACTTTCAGAAGGTGAGTGTCGCAGCTTCCGGCTTGACAAATGTACGATGCGCCCATCTGGACTGGCTTGATCCGCCAGAAATGGCGCCTTTTGATATACTTACTGCCGCGGAGGTTCTGTTTCGTGAAGAATTTTTTGAACCTCTCCTTGATGTGTTCCGACGATACCTGAAGCCTGGTGGAACAATCTATCTGGCCCACGACGCGCGAAGAAAATGCTTGCCACTGTTTATGGAACGTGCCAGAAGTGAATATAATATTGCCGGGAGCAAGCAGACTATTCATAAGGATGGGCAGGATATCACAATAATTATCAATCGTTTGAGAGCAAAGGAAGAGTAA
- the extJ gene encoding selenite/tellurite reduction operon protein ExtJ has product MKKGIVSVLLALTFAVSTVAVAATVTCTVDAVDGDKVTMTCKKADSLKAGDSVKVKAKKSGGAAIEGC; this is encoded by the coding sequence ATGAAAAAAGGTATCGTTTCTGTATTATTGGCCCTTACTTTCGCTGTAAGCACCGTAGCTGTTGCAGCAACTGTTACATGTACTGTTGATGCAGTAGATGGCGACAAAGTTACAATGACCTGTAAGAAAGCTGACAGCCTCAAAGCTGGTGACAGCGTAAAAGTTAAAGCTAAGAAAAGTGGTGGTGCTGCCATCGAGGGTTGCTAA